A single Nostoc sp. PCC 7107 DNA region contains:
- a CDS encoding glycosyltransferase family 4 protein, translating to MSKNVTNIQMIHHCTNTNINGGGGIETYVASLVNARIIEVSDRPLDSIQTVDQKQFKLLHIHDPEFLADLREECPAIFTLHNHCSYCPSGTKYLADRGKICDRVMNPLGCVWGHLVDGCGSRRPHKILGNWWNADNPLNNLKKLKIPVIANSEYVRQQIIQAGISPKRVMTLRCGVQLPKVATEPLSRKIYQNQRILFAGRIVPDKGLEWLLKALAKTERHIHLDIAGDGWDKANMEKLADDLGLSDRITWHGWCNSDQLETLYQQCLSVIFPSLWPEPAGLVTLEAYARYRPVIASAVGGIPEHVQNNKTGILVEPNNIAQLAAAINELATNYAKARLMGEKGAAWYHEEFTMDVHIQRLSEIYSKTIAEFHTRAESLKSDMKKY from the coding sequence ATGAGCAAAAACGTAACCAATATACAAATGATTCATCACTGTACTAACACTAATATAAATGGAGGAGGAGGAATAGAAACTTATGTAGCTTCTTTAGTAAATGCTCGAATTATTGAAGTTAGCGATCGCCCTCTGGATTCTATTCAGACAGTCGATCAAAAGCAGTTCAAATTACTGCATATTCACGACCCAGAATTTTTAGCAGATTTACGCGAAGAATGTCCGGCAATTTTTACCCTACACAATCACTGTAGCTACTGTCCCAGTGGGACAAAATATCTAGCAGACCGCGGCAAAATTTGCGATCGCGTTATGAATCCTCTTGGTTGTGTTTGGGGACATTTAGTCGATGGTTGTGGGAGTCGGCGACCACACAAAATTCTGGGTAATTGGTGGAATGCTGACAATCCGCTGAATAATTTGAAAAAATTGAAAATTCCCGTAATAGCTAATAGTGAATATGTGCGTCAGCAAATTATTCAAGCGGGCATATCACCAAAGCGAGTAATGACCCTGCGCTGTGGTGTGCAATTACCTAAAGTTGCGACAGAACCTTTGAGCCGGAAAATTTATCAAAATCAGCGTATTTTATTTGCTGGTCGGATTGTTCCCGATAAAGGTTTAGAGTGGCTACTCAAAGCCTTAGCCAAAACTGAACGACATATTCACTTAGATATTGCTGGTGATGGTTGGGATAAGGCCAATATGGAAAAATTAGCTGATGATTTGGGTTTAAGCGATCGCATTACTTGGCATGGTTGGTGTAATTCTGACCAATTAGAAACCCTTTATCAACAGTGCTTATCGGTGATTTTTCCTAGTCTTTGGCCGGAACCTGCGGGACTTGTGACGTTAGAAGCTTATGCGCGTTATCGTCCTGTCATTGCTAGTGCTGTTGGTGGAATTCCTGAACACGTACAAAATAACAAAACCGGGATTTTAGTTGAGCCTAATAATATTGCACAGTTAGCAGCGGCCATTAATGAATTAGCCACAAATTATGCCAAAGCTAGATTAATGGGTGAAAAAGGCGCAGCTTGGTATCACGAAGAATTTACGATGGATGTTCATATTCAGCGTTTGTCAGAAATTTATAGTAAAACTATCGCTGAATTTCATACTCGTGCAGAAAGTCTCAAGTCTGACATGAAAAAATACTGA
- the hepC gene encoding heterocyst development glycosyltransferase HepC, producing the protein MTSSLVRTLQTTYSETPQSTPYCTLQWRRGQLLVKSPDKLQQPYLPALENKQLLIDCLKYSPVNLVSVDPKIGETWVKFWADACKEAHKPMFLYGSSENLLFKQNSQPWGWFLRIIDWIAALVMLLLLTPVMVILLVLLQITSSESLFSGEWYVGERGKLFRAIKFSTTTKRKITPLGRWMRQYGLENLPQLFNVLRGDMSFIESRCWTLEAAVRLSAEAQLQLNQLPVITSSWPVQTESNLIINNS; encoded by the coding sequence ATGACTAGCTCATTAGTTCGTACTCTACAGACTACTTATAGTGAAACTCCGCAAAGCACTCCATACTGCACACTACAATGGCGGCGTGGTCAGTTATTAGTCAAATCTCCCGATAAACTGCAACAGCCATATTTACCAGCTTTAGAAAACAAGCAATTATTAATCGATTGCTTAAAATATTCCCCGGTTAATTTGGTCAGTGTAGACCCTAAAATTGGTGAGACTTGGGTAAAGTTTTGGGCGGATGCTTGTAAAGAAGCTCATAAGCCGATGTTTCTTTACGGATCTTCAGAAAATTTACTGTTTAAACAAAATAGCCAACCTTGGGGATGGTTCCTGCGAATCATTGATTGGATTGCAGCTTTAGTCATGCTGCTATTACTAACTCCAGTCATGGTTATCTTGCTTGTCTTGTTGCAAATTACCTCATCAGAATCGCTATTTTCTGGTGAGTGGTATGTAGGAGAACGCGGTAAACTCTTTCGAGCTATTAAATTCTCCACCACAACCAAGCGCAAAATTACACCGTTAGGTCGTTGGATGCGTCAATATGGCCTCGAAAATTTACCACAGTTATTCAATGTACTGCGGGGTGATATGAGTTTTATCGAATCTCGTTGTTGGACTTTAGAAGCAGCAGTCCGATTGAGTGCAGAAGCACAACTACAACTTAATCAATTACCTGTCATTACAAGTTCCTGGCCAGTCCAGACAGAATCAAACTTAATAATTAATAATTCATAA
- a CDS encoding glycosyltransferase family 2 protein, translating into MKNTVLIPTYRRPLDLSRCLSALQAQTKPVDQVIVVVRDTDTQTWQFLQEFPLNNLPLQTVTVAIPGVVAALNAGLGAVEGDVLSITDDDAAPHPDWLERINAHFLANSQIGGIGGRDWIHHGDKIEDESRAVVGQLQWFGRIIGNHHLGVGQPRFVDVLKGVNMSFRTQAIANLRFDERMRGTGAQVHFEMAFTLTLKRAGWQMIYDPQVAVDHYPAQRFDEDQRNNFNAIAQINLVHNETLVLLEHLSPLRRLIFLVWAILVGTRDCFGLIQWLRFFLNQGRLATRKLFASWRGRWQGWQTWQVTGDSLQVSHCGGQVPWHKASGVSAALAMQERHPKGHR; encoded by the coding sequence ATGAAGAACACAGTTCTCATCCCGACCTATCGCCGTCCTCTAGATCTATCTCGTTGCCTTTCGGCACTGCAAGCGCAAACTAAACCAGTCGATCAAGTCATCGTCGTTGTCCGCGATACGGATACCCAAACTTGGCAATTTCTCCAAGAATTTCCCTTAAATAACTTGCCTTTACAAACTGTCACCGTCGCGATCCCCGGAGTAGTAGCCGCCCTCAACGCTGGACTAGGGGCAGTTGAAGGAGATGTTTTATCAATTACAGATGATGATGCTGCACCTCATCCTGATTGGTTAGAGCGAATTAACGCTCATTTTTTGGCAAATAGTCAAATTGGCGGTATTGGTGGACGCGATTGGATACATCACGGTGACAAAATTGAAGATGAATCTCGCGCCGTAGTTGGTCAATTACAGTGGTTTGGGCGGATTATTGGCAACCATCACCTCGGAGTTGGTCAACCGCGCTTTGTTGATGTTCTCAAAGGTGTGAACATGAGTTTCCGCACCCAAGCGATCGCCAACTTACGTTTTGACGAACGAATGCGAGGTACAGGCGCACAGGTACATTTTGAAATGGCCTTTACCCTCACCTTAAAACGCGCCGGTTGGCAGATGATTTATGACCCACAAGTTGCAGTTGATCATTATCCCGCCCAGCGGTTTGACGAAGACCAACGCAATAACTTTAATGCGATCGCCCAAATTAACTTAGTTCATAACGAAACCCTAGTTTTACTAGAACATTTATCACCCTTGCGCCGCCTCATCTTCTTAGTGTGGGCAATTTTAGTTGGTACAAGAGATTGTTTCGGCCTCATCCAATGGCTGAGATTTTTCCTCAATCAAGGCCGACTCGCCACCCGCAAATTATTCGCCTCTTGGCGCGGTCGCTGGCAAGGATGGCAGACATGGCAGGTTACAGGTGACAGCTTACAGGTGAGCCACTGCGGTGGACAGGTTCCCTGGCATAAAGCAAGTGGCGTTAGCGCAGCGTTAGCGATGCAGGAGCGTCATCCGAAGGGTCATAGGTGA
- a CDS encoding glycosyltransferase family 4 protein, giving the protein MKLCIVTHKIKKGDGQGRVNYEVAQEAIRRGHHLILLASEVAPEIEQNSQVTWVPIAVDSYPSEFIRNFIFAQKTAAWLQKHRAEIDLLKINGAITKVAADVNAVHFVHSSWLRSPVHISRIRRDAYGFYQWLYTALNAHWEKQAFQRAKVVVAVSEKVAQELTNIGVPRDRIRVIVNGVDLQEFSPGIPSRQKLNLPENVNLGLFAGDIRTPRKNLDSVLQALVQVPNLHLAVVGSTEGSPFPQLAADLGISERVHFLGYRRDIPEIMRSVDLFVFPSRYEACTLVLLEALASGLPVITATATGGAELVTPECGIVLPDSDDVEALATALSSLVSDLTLMQQMGQAARAVAEQYSWSTMAQTYMDLFEELQKHEEHSSHPDLSPSSRSISLPFGTASAN; this is encoded by the coding sequence ATGAAACTTTGCATTGTTACCCACAAAATAAAAAAAGGTGATGGGCAAGGAAGAGTCAACTATGAAGTTGCTCAAGAAGCGATTCGTCGTGGTCATCACCTAATATTATTAGCCAGCGAAGTTGCGCCAGAAATTGAGCAAAATAGTCAAGTTACTTGGGTTCCTATTGCTGTTGATAGCTATCCCAGTGAGTTTATTCGTAATTTCATCTTTGCTCAAAAAACTGCCGCTTGGTTGCAAAAACATCGCGCTGAAATCGATTTATTAAAAATCAACGGTGCAATTACCAAAGTTGCGGCCGATGTGAATGCTGTACATTTTGTCCACAGTTCTTGGTTGCGATCGCCTGTACATATTTCCCGCATTCGCCGCGATGCTTACGGTTTTTATCAATGGTTGTACACCGCCTTAAATGCTCATTGGGAAAAACAAGCTTTTCAACGGGCTAAAGTTGTTGTCGCCGTTTCCGAGAAAGTTGCCCAAGAGTTAACTAATATTGGTGTACCGCGCGATCGCATCCGAGTAATTGTCAACGGTGTAGATTTGCAAGAGTTTAGCCCTGGTATCCCTTCTCGCCAAAAATTAAACTTACCAGAGAATGTAAATTTAGGATTATTTGCCGGAGACATCCGTACACCACGGAAGAATTTAGATAGCGTTCTCCAAGCTTTGGTGCAAGTTCCTAATTTACACCTAGCGGTGGTTGGGAGTACCGAGGGTAGCCCTTTTCCTCAGTTAGCAGCCGATTTAGGAATTAGCGAACGGGTACATTTTCTCGGCTATCGCCGTGATATCCCGGAAATTATGCGGTCAGTTGATTTGTTTGTGTTCCCCTCCCGTTATGAAGCTTGTACCTTGGTCTTGTTAGAAGCCCTCGCCTCTGGATTGCCTGTGATTACTGCCACAGCTACCGGGGGTGCAGAGTTAGTTACACCCGAATGTGGAATTGTTTTACCAGATTCAGATGATGTTGAGGCCTTAGCCACTGCTTTGTCATCTTTAGTAAGCGATCTCACTCTCATGCAGCAAATGGGTCAAGCCGCCCGCGCCGTCGCTGAACAATACAGTTGGTCAACTATGGCTCAAACCTATATGGATCTATTTGAGGAGTTACAAAAGCATGAAGAACACAGTTCTCATCCCGACCTATCGCCGTCCTCTAGATCTATCTCGTTGCCTTTCGGCACTGCAAGCGCAAACTAA
- a CDS encoding glycosyltransferase — protein MKIALVHDYLTQRGGAERVFELLCKRYPEADIFTSLYDQQKTIDLRERIVNTTFLQKIPGAAKYFRMMAPFYFPAFRALDLQDYDLIISSSTSFAKAVRKRLDARHVCFCHNVTRFLWDTETYLREYGDYRYFAPLIEQIFQLMRNVDLKYAQEPDLYIANSSVVAKRIQQIYGKPAIVVNYPIDTSNFVYSDTKEDYFLASARMISYKRLDIIVEAFNWLGWRLLISGDGPEQARLKAKALDNIEFLGHVSDRQRKDLFSKAKSVIVAALEDYGLVPVEANASGTPVIAYGAGGVLDTQINGTTGVFFKRQTPDSLQAALLESGRITWNYENIRNHAVNNFSEPVFFQKVEQLIDQTCITH, from the coding sequence ATGAAAATTGCTCTCGTCCATGATTATTTAACTCAGCGTGGAGGGGCAGAGCGCGTATTTGAATTATTATGTAAGCGCTACCCTGAAGCAGATATTTTTACTTCTTTATACGACCAACAAAAAACCATTGATTTACGTGAGAGGATAGTCAACACAACTTTTTTACAAAAAATTCCGGGTGCAGCTAAATATTTTAGAATGATGGCACCATTTTACTTTCCTGCCTTTCGGGCTTTAGATTTACAAGACTACGATTTAATTATCAGCAGCAGCACTAGTTTTGCCAAAGCTGTACGCAAACGTCTTGATGCTCGCCATGTTTGTTTTTGTCATAATGTCACCCGTTTTTTGTGGGATACAGAAACATATTTGCGAGAATATGGAGATTATAGATATTTTGCACCATTAATTGAACAAATTTTCCAATTGATGAGGAATGTAGACCTGAAATATGCTCAGGAACCTGATCTTTACATTGCTAATTCCAGCGTTGTTGCTAAAAGAATTCAACAGATTTATGGCAAACCAGCAATTGTAGTTAACTATCCAATTGATACCAGTAACTTTGTTTATTCAGATACCAAAGAAGATTATTTTTTGGCATCTGCACGGATGATCAGTTATAAGCGACTAGATATAATTGTCGAAGCTTTTAATTGGTTGGGGTGGCGGTTATTAATCTCAGGTGACGGCCCGGAACAAGCACGTTTAAAAGCCAAAGCATTAGATAATATTGAATTTTTAGGTCATGTGAGCGATCGCCAACGTAAAGACTTATTTTCTAAAGCTAAATCGGTGATTGTTGCAGCCTTAGAAGACTATGGATTAGTCCCTGTAGAAGCCAACGCTAGTGGTACACCAGTAATTGCCTATGGCGCTGGTGGTGTTTTAGATACCCAAATCAACGGTACTACTGGAGTATTTTTTAAAAGACAAACACCAGACTCTCTACAAGCTGCATTACTAGAGTCCGGACGCATCACTTGGAATTATGAAAATATTCGTAATCATGCAGTGAATAATTTTTCAGAACCAGTGTTTTTCCAGAAAGTTGAGCAACTTATTGATCAAACTTGTATAACTCATTAA
- the hepA gene encoding heterocyst formation ABC transporter subunit HepA: MLVKLKQQLNNLFKTSKFWQENYLILREFKHFRKVAIFALVFSFLAATFEGFSIGFLLSFLQNLTNPNAKPIQTGVEWFDIWILAANTSAVSRLYRISLLILLSTWIRAGFNYLAQVYTESTQLYLADRLRKQIFEQLQNLPLSYFATTRSGELINTITTEIERIKQWFSGAAFLMTRTITATVYFISMFLLSWQLSIVSLLLFTLAGVGLSTLNARARETSFSTSIANGHFTSTAIEFINGIRTVQAFGTQAFERQRFYQASDNVVSTSKKVILIWALVRPLAESIASTILIGMIIFAFTVFVVNGTLQVASLLTFFFVLFRVVPIIQDINGTRAHLSTLVGAADNIKDLVRTDDKTYLQNGNIKFAELKHSIDIVSVDFGYDPNHLVLNNVTLSIEKAKTTALVGATGAGKSTLIDLIPRFYDPTEGHVMIDGVDIPKFDITSLRHKIAVVSQDTFIFNTSVWQNIAYGTTGATAADIREAARLANALEFIEDMPEGFDTKLGDRGVRLSGGQRQRIAIARALLRDPEILILDEATSALDSVTERLIQESLEKLSVGRTVIAIAHRLSTIANADKVVVLEQGRIVEQGKYQELLELKGKLWEYHKTQYEMGQAG; encoded by the coding sequence ATGCTTGTTAAACTAAAACAACAATTAAACAATTTATTTAAGACTAGTAAATTCTGGCAAGAAAACTACCTCATATTGCGAGAATTTAAACATTTCCGCAAAGTTGCTATATTTGCTTTAGTATTTTCATTTTTAGCAGCTACATTTGAAGGTTTTAGTATTGGTTTTTTGCTTTCATTCTTGCAAAATTTAACTAATCCCAATGCTAAACCTATTCAAACTGGTGTCGAGTGGTTTGATATTTGGATTTTAGCCGCCAATACTTCGGCAGTTAGTAGACTATATCGAATATCTTTGCTGATTTTATTGAGTACCTGGATACGGGCTGGCTTTAATTATTTAGCGCAAGTATATACAGAAAGCACTCAACTGTATTTAGCCGATCGCCTGCGGAAGCAAATTTTTGAGCAGTTGCAAAATTTACCTTTAAGCTACTTTGCAACAACGCGTTCTGGGGAACTGATCAATACAATTACTACAGAAATTGAGCGCATTAAACAGTGGTTTAGTGGTGCGGCTTTTTTGATGACTAGAACTATCACTGCCACTGTCTACTTTATCTCAATGTTTTTATTATCATGGCAGTTGTCTATCGTTTCTCTACTTTTATTTACCTTAGCCGGTGTAGGTTTATCAACCCTCAATGCGCGTGCCAGAGAAACAAGTTTTAGTACTTCTATTGCTAACGGTCACTTTACCTCCACAGCCATAGAATTTATTAACGGAATTCGCACGGTACAGGCGTTTGGCACTCAAGCTTTTGAGCGACAACGTTTTTACCAAGCTAGTGATAATGTAGTCAGTACTTCCAAAAAAGTTATCTTAATTTGGGCATTGGTGAGACCTCTAGCCGAAAGTATAGCTAGTACAATTCTCATCGGGATGATTATTTTTGCCTTTACGGTGTTTGTGGTGAATGGCACACTCCAAGTTGCATCATTACTCACATTTTTCTTTGTGTTGTTTCGAGTTGTACCCATTATTCAAGATATTAATGGTACAAGAGCGCATCTGAGTACACTTGTAGGTGCAGCAGACAACATCAAAGATTTAGTTAGGACTGATGATAAAACCTACTTACAGAATGGCAACATCAAATTTGCTGAGTTAAAACATTCTATTGATATTGTTTCTGTAGATTTTGGTTACGACCCCAATCATTTAGTGCTAAATAACGTCACTCTGAGCATTGAAAAAGCCAAAACAACAGCGTTAGTCGGCGCAACTGGCGCAGGTAAAAGTACATTAATTGATTTAATTCCGAGATTTTATGATCCGACAGAAGGTCATGTGATGATTGATGGGGTTGATATCCCAAAATTTGACATCACTTCATTACGACATAAAATTGCAGTAGTCAGTCAAGACACATTTATTTTCAACACTTCTGTTTGGCAAAATATTGCTTATGGGACAACCGGCGCAACCGCAGCAGACATTCGAGAAGCTGCACGTTTAGCAAATGCGCTGGAATTTATTGAAGACATGCCAGAAGGTTTTGACACCAAATTAGGAGACCGAGGCGTAAGATTATCTGGAGGACAACGCCAGCGAATTGCGATCGCGCGGGCTTTGCTACGTGACCCAGAAATTTTGATTTTAGATGAAGCCACCAGCGCCTTAGATTCTGTCACTGAACGCTTGATTCAAGAATCATTGGAAAAACTCTCTGTAGGTCGGACAGTAATTGCGATCGCTCATCGTCTTTCTACTATCGCCAACGCCGATAAAGTTGTTGTTTTAGAACAAGGACGCATCGTTGAACAAGGTAAATATCAAGAACTCCTAGAGCTAAAAGGTAAGCTTTGGGAATATCACAAGACTCAATACGAAATGGGTCAAGCGGGGTAA
- a CDS encoding glycosyltransferase family 2 protein — protein sequence MSINFKSAAPLVSVIIPTYNRPEYLKQAIASAVNQTYKQIEIIVSDNCSDENPQAIIDSFKDVRIRFIRHPENIGMLANQMNAFKMARGKYVASLHDDDMWNEDFLAKLVPILEANSNLVLAFCDQYIIDGNGNINYVGTEENTRGFKRNVLAPGIHQDFAKIGLIDKSIPTAASCLIRNHVINWDSIPQEVGGMWDLYLTYLCCISGYSAYYYPERLTRYRAHEQTDTMLSGSKNATAKIRKAQSEIFCYKIFMEDFRLQEFHKYFQGKYSDAHTTLGIGLLRNKQITAARPYLWQALKQQKLNLRTLAALIFSFTLQLLANQLVGVSE from the coding sequence ATGTCAATAAATTTTAAATCAGCAGCACCATTGGTTAGTGTTATTATTCCTACTTACAATCGCCCAGAGTATTTGAAGCAAGCGATCGCTAGTGCGGTTAACCAAACTTATAAACAGATTGAAATCATTGTTTCTGATAATTGTAGTGATGAAAATCCCCAAGCAATTATTGACTCTTTCAAAGATGTACGCATTAGATTTATCCGGCATCCAGAGAATATTGGGATGTTAGCTAATCAAATGAATGCTTTTAAAATGGCACGGGGCAAATATGTTGCCAGTCTCCACGATGATGATATGTGGAATGAGGATTTTTTAGCTAAACTTGTACCAATTCTCGAAGCAAACTCTAATTTAGTTTTAGCTTTTTGTGACCAATATATCATCGATGGTAATGGCAATATTAATTATGTGGGTACAGAAGAAAACACCCGTGGTTTTAAGCGGAATGTCCTAGCACCAGGTATTCATCAAGATTTTGCCAAAATTGGGTTAATTGATAAAAGTATTCCTACTGCTGCATCTTGTTTAATTCGCAATCATGTAATTAATTGGGATAGCATTCCTCAAGAAGTAGGGGGAATGTGGGATTTATATTTAACTTACCTCTGCTGTATTTCTGGTTATAGTGCTTACTATTATCCTGAAAGATTAACGCGTTATCGCGCCCATGAGCAAACTGACACTATGCTCAGTGGTAGTAAAAATGCCACAGCTAAAATTCGCAAAGCCCAAAGCGAAATATTTTGCTACAAAATCTTTATGGAAGATTTTCGATTGCAAGAATTTCACAAGTATTTTCAAGGTAAATACTCAGATGCTCATACAACTTTAGGGATTGGTTTACTGCGGAATAAGCAAATAACAGCAGCCCGTCCTTATTTATGGCAGGCACTAAAACAACAAAAATTGAATTTACGAACTTTAGCGGCGCTGATATTTAGTTTTACTCTGCAACTATTAGCTAATCAATTGGTGGGAGTATCAGAATAA
- a CDS encoding polysaccharide biosynthesis tyrosine autokinase, which translates to MVQTSLNPSVNTIADTEPGYGQILAVFIRRFPWFIAVFVASIAMAAIMTAKTKPTYKSSMQLLVEPNYQGKKETGGVENQFTESNVEIDTATQLNLMQSSGLIQKAVDKLRREYPDITVGDVKSALALNQLKTKEDNVATKIFQVEYTAQDPVKTQKVLTAVREVYVEYNKQQQDARLQKGLQIIREQLSKASEEVNAAESNLQRFRRNQNLIDPVAQAKALEDALNNVEQERRTTRSQYQEAIARQKSLEEQLNRSPQNALVASRLSQSTRYQGLLNEIQKTELALAQERLRFTDETPTVQKLQEQLISQKALLEQEVGRTLGTKSSGVVSSRDSLLEQGQFGQIDLNLASSLVETQTTIVALSARDQTLAQKETQLRLEIKRFPPLLAYYNRIQPQLQFSRERLEQLLRAEQQLRQELAKGGFNWEVVEEPHNGVQLGPNLQQNLLLGAVVGLMLGGIAAFLREASDDAVHTTAELEKQVALPLLGTTPKLPPAKARDSIIKLPFGKPETSAPWTIQVLQSPPRWESLDLIYKNIELLNTVSSLKSLMITSALPDEAKSGMALGLAMSAARLHKRVLLIDANLRDPSLHEQLNLPNEQGLSTLLSSEVTLPNEIGIQSLGSAYIDILTAGPKPTDPAHLLSSPRMIQLMRTFEENYDLVLIDAPPVLGLVDAMLTASSCRSVVLVASMGVVTRNQLAQATGMLRKLNLIGVVANGVSTSDRSFVQYPKEYRLALKQAVEK; encoded by the coding sequence GTGGTTCAGACTAGTCTTAATCCCAGTGTAAATACAATTGCTGACACAGAGCCGGGCTATGGACAAATATTAGCAGTTTTTATTCGCAGGTTTCCTTGGTTTATCGCAGTATTTGTGGCTTCAATTGCTATGGCAGCAATTATGACGGCTAAGACAAAGCCTACTTATAAAAGCTCAATGCAACTGCTAGTAGAGCCTAACTACCAAGGTAAAAAAGAAACAGGTGGAGTAGAAAATCAATTCACTGAATCTAATGTAGAGATAGACACAGCCACTCAGCTAAATCTCATGCAGAGTTCAGGACTGATTCAAAAAGCAGTTGATAAGCTGCGTCGAGAATATCCAGATATTACTGTAGGTGATGTTAAAAGCGCTTTGGCATTAAACCAATTAAAAACCAAAGAAGATAATGTCGCCACAAAGATTTTCCAAGTAGAATATACTGCTCAAGACCCAGTAAAGACACAAAAAGTGTTGACGGCTGTTCGGGAAGTTTATGTAGAATACAATAAACAACAGCAAGATGCGCGTCTGCAAAAAGGTCTACAAATTATTCGGGAACAGTTGAGTAAGGCTAGTGAAGAGGTAAATGCAGCTGAATCTAACTTGCAAAGATTCCGCCGCAACCAGAACTTAATCGATCCCGTGGCTCAAGCCAAAGCTCTAGAAGATGCTTTGAATAATGTTGAGCAAGAACGTCGTACAACTCGCTCTCAATATCAAGAGGCGATCGCACGACAAAAATCTTTAGAAGAACAACTTAATCGTTCTCCCCAAAATGCCCTAGTGGCTTCACGGTTGAGTCAGTCTACTCGCTATCAAGGGTTGCTCAACGAAATCCAAAAAACAGAACTCGCACTGGCTCAAGAACGCTTGCGCTTCACAGATGAAACGCCCACTGTGCAGAAGTTGCAAGAACAATTGATTAGCCAAAAAGCTTTGTTAGAACAAGAAGTAGGCCGGACTTTAGGTACAAAGTCCTCTGGCGTAGTTAGTTCTAGAGACTCGTTGTTAGAACAAGGACAGTTTGGCCAAATTGATTTAAACCTTGCTAGTTCATTAGTAGAAACTCAAACAACTATAGTTGCATTGAGCGCCCGCGATCAAACTTTGGCACAAAAAGAAACTCAATTACGGCTGGAAATCAAACGCTTCCCGCCTTTGTTAGCTTATTACAATCGCATTCAACCACAGCTGCAATTTAGCCGGGAAAGGTTAGAGCAACTGTTAAGAGCCGAACAACAATTGCGTCAAGAACTAGCCAAAGGTGGATTTAATTGGGAAGTTGTGGAAGAACCCCACAATGGTGTGCAGTTAGGCCCCAACTTACAACAAAATCTCTTATTAGGTGCTGTTGTGGGGTTAATGTTGGGCGGTATTGCGGCCTTCTTACGAGAGGCTTCTGATGATGCTGTACATACAACTGCTGAGTTAGAGAAGCAAGTAGCTTTACCGTTATTAGGCACAACGCCCAAACTTCCGCCAGCCAAAGCCAGAGATTCAATTATCAAGTTACCTTTTGGTAAGCCAGAAACGTCTGCACCTTGGACAATTCAGGTGCTACAGTCGCCACCACGTTGGGAATCGCTGGATTTAATTTACAAAAATATTGAACTGCTCAACACTGTATCTAGTTTAAAGTCTTTGATGATTACTTCAGCGTTACCCGATGAAGCGAAATCTGGTATGGCGTTGGGTTTGGCGATGAGTGCGGCGCGGTTACACAAACGAGTCTTACTAATTGATGCCAACTTACGCGATCCCAGTTTGCACGAACAGCTAAATCTGCCCAATGAACAAGGACTATCAACTTTGCTCAGTAGTGAGGTGACATTACCAAATGAGATTGGGATTCAATCTTTAGGTTCAGCCTACATCGATATTTTGACGGCGGGGCCGAAACCTACCGATCCGGCTCATCTGTTGAGTTCTCCCCGGATGATACAACTGATGCGAACCTTTGAAGAGAATTATGATTTGGTACTGATAGATGCTCCACCAGTCTTAGGATTGGTAGATGCAATGTTGACCGCATCCTCTTGTCGGAGTGTGGTCTTGGTAGCCAGTATGGGTGTTGTGACTCGCAACCAACTTGCTCAAGCTACAGGGATGTTGAGGAAGTTAAATCTGATTGGGGTTGTCGCTAATGGCGTTTCTACCTCTGACAGAAGTTTTGTCCAGTATCCTAAAGAATATCGTTTGGCTTTGAAACAAGCAGTAGAAAAATAG